A region from the Colwellia sp. PAMC 21821 genome encodes:
- the nuoE gene encoding NADH-quinone oxidoreductase subunit NuoE, producing METIDTTTIDYQHYLTAPEIAAIEHEASIMETREAAGIEALKVVQEHRGWISDESLFAISDLLAIPIAQLEGVATFYNLIYRQPVGEYVIHLCDSIACHLTGLDSVLTAIKQHLNIEYGQTTADGKFTLLSNACLGSCDKAPAMMIGTEHYQYLSPESAVDILQQLAVREK from the coding sequence ATGGAAACAATCGACACGACGACAATTGATTATCAACATTATTTAACAGCACCTGAAATTGCTGCTATTGAGCATGAAGCCAGTATCATGGAAACACGTGAAGCCGCAGGTATTGAGGCACTTAAAGTAGTGCAAGAACATCGTGGCTGGATCAGTGATGAAAGCCTTTTTGCTATTAGTGACTTGTTAGCTATTCCCATTGCCCAGCTAGAAGGCGTAGCGACTTTTTATAATTTAATTTACCGCCAACCTGTCGGCGAATATGTTATCCATTTGTGCGACAGCATTGCTTGTCATTTAACAGGCCTAGACTCAGTTCTTACGGCGATTAAACAACATTTAAACATAGAATACGGCCAAACCACAGCAGACGGTAAGTTCACGCTACTGTCTAATGCATGTTTAGGCAGTTGTGACAAAGCACCGGCTATGATGATTGGCACCGAGCATTACCAGTATTTAAGTCCTGAAAGCGCGGTTGATATTCTGCAACAACTTGCGGTAAGGGAGAAGTAA
- the nuoL gene encoding NADH-quinone oxidoreductase subunit L, giving the protein MIVLLATLPFYPLVSFLLLIIFGKKLSWQLAAIISVTSMAVTVLVSAILLFELSATQNQVLSVNLWHWFDLTNQLGTSEVNMRFYLDGLSAVMISVVCGVGFLIHLFAAIYMKTDANFSRFMAYMNLFIVAMLILVLADNLVLLYLGWEGVGLCSFLLIGFWYQEKSNVLAARKAFIVTRIGDTSMAIGLLLLFNTFGELNIAAVTTLAQQANNIAASANSVANIEHANDIYWIALLLLGGAVGKSAQLPLQTWLPDAMAGPTPVSALIHAATMVTAGVYLIARMHGIFLLSPEVMNYVAWLGALTLLLAGIAALAQTDIKRVLAYSTMSQIGYMMLALGAGAWSAGVFHLMTHAFFKALLFLTAGAVIYALHHQQNLFNMGGLLKKLPFESSLFIVGLICLMALPGTSGFFSKEAIIAQLWSSNTAGPMLWWCAILGALLTSIYSCRLFFLAFLGSARFTEKPHTEKSTLLRSALIVLALLSLFGGLIPLDLTLVFSTFIQTPLASLDEPNWLHTIAIITPFIGIVFSWFYFKSYRSAAMKGSEHQIKASESKLVVFCRHGLGFDTLYDAVLVKPYQWLAELNKRDIFDQIIMLNVWYVSLWHDALLLVQNGSLRWYLAAFGLAILLLLGVSFL; this is encoded by the coding sequence ATGATAGTGCTATTAGCGACTTTACCATTTTATCCTTTAGTGAGTTTTTTGCTGTTAATTATCTTTGGTAAGAAGCTGTCTTGGCAGCTTGCCGCCATAATTAGTGTCACAAGCATGGCAGTAACGGTTTTAGTGAGCGCGATATTATTGTTTGAATTGTCGGCTACTCAAAACCAAGTGTTGAGCGTTAACCTCTGGCATTGGTTTGATTTAACTAATCAACTTGGCACTAGCGAAGTTAATATGCGCTTTTATCTTGATGGCCTATCCGCTGTTATGATTAGCGTGGTTTGTGGCGTGGGTTTTCTGATTCATTTATTTGCCGCCATATATATGAAAACTGATGCGAATTTCTCGCGTTTTATGGCCTACATGAATTTATTTATTGTCGCTATGCTGATATTGGTTTTAGCCGATAATTTAGTGCTGTTATATCTTGGCTGGGAAGGTGTTGGTTTATGTAGTTTTTTATTGATTGGTTTTTGGTATCAAGAAAAAAGTAATGTTTTAGCCGCACGCAAGGCGTTTATTGTTACTCGAATTGGTGATACCTCGATGGCGATAGGCTTGCTGTTATTGTTTAATACATTCGGTGAATTAAATATTGCAGCAGTGACGACATTAGCACAACAAGCCAATAATATTGCGGCTAGCGCTAATTCGGTTGCTAACATAGAGCACGCAAATGATATTTATTGGATTGCCTTGTTATTACTCGGTGGCGCGGTCGGTAAATCAGCACAATTACCCCTGCAAACTTGGTTACCTGATGCTATGGCTGGGCCAACACCGGTTAGCGCACTGATACATGCCGCCACTATGGTTACCGCCGGGGTGTATTTAATTGCCCGCATGCATGGCATCTTTTTATTATCGCCTGAAGTAATGAATTATGTCGCTTGGCTTGGAGCCTTAACTCTATTACTCGCTGGCATTGCGGCATTAGCACAAACCGATATTAAGCGCGTTCTCGCCTATTCAACCATGAGCCAAATTGGTTATATGATGCTGGCGTTGGGCGCGGGTGCATGGTCTGCAGGCGTATTTCATTTAATGACCCATGCTTTTTTTAAAGCACTATTGTTCTTAACGGCAGGAGCGGTTATTTATGCGCTGCATCATCAACAAAATCTTTTCAACATGGGCGGTTTATTGAAGAAACTGCCGTTTGAAAGCAGTTTGTTTATTGTTGGTTTAATTTGTTTGATGGCGTTACCGGGGACTTCAGGATTTTTCTCCAAAGAAGCGATTATTGCTCAGCTTTGGTCGTCTAATACTGCGGGGCCAATGTTATGGTGGTGCGCTATTTTAGGAGCACTATTAACCAGTATTTATAGTTGCCGGTTATTCTTTCTTGCCTTTCTGGGGTCTGCGCGCTTCACTGAAAAGCCCCACACAGAAAAAAGTACTTTGTTACGTAGTGCATTAATTGTGTTAGCGCTGCTGTCATTATTTGGTGGACTTATTCCGCTGGATCTTACATTAGTGTTCTCAACATTTATACAAACGCCATTAGCATCATTGGATGAACCTAATTGGTTACATACAATTGCCATTATTACGCCATTTATAGGTATTGTGTTTTCTTGGTTTTATTTTAAAAGCTATCGTAGTGCTGCAATGAAAGGCAGCGAACATCAAATTAAAGCCAGTGAAAGTAAGCTTGTAGTGTTCTGCCGTCATGGTTTAGGTTTTGACACTTTATATGATGCAGTGTTAGTTAAACCTTATCAGTGGCTTGCCGAGCTAAATAAACGCGATATATTCGACCAAATTATTATGCTCAATGTTTGGTACGTTAGCTTGTGGCACGATGCATTATTGCTGGTACAAAATGGCAGTTTACGCTGGTATTTGGCGGCCTTTGGTTTAGCCATATTACTGTTGTTAGGAGTAAGTTTCTTATGA
- the nuoH gene encoding NADH-quinone oxidoreductase subunit NuoH, which produces MVEMLWKLFEITIIISLLIPIAAMLVWVERRMIGIWQDRCGPNRVGPFGVLQSLADLLKILGKEDWIPPFSDRLVFVLAPIIGAMCVLMSFAVVPFSPSIGVSDLNIGLLFFLAMASLAVYSVVLAGWASNSKYALLGGMRAAAQTVSYEVFMGLSVMGVVLLTGTFNLREIVLAQTDGWLIQSQFVGFFIFLVAGIAESHRLPFDLPEAETELTAGFHTEYSGLKFALFFLGEYLGVTLISAMSVVLFFGGWLMPEPLASWLPPLLWFIIKIMFFVMFFILLRTSLPRPRFDQLLKFGWVVMLPLALLNLLVTAVLRLTGVL; this is translated from the coding sequence ATGGTTGAAATGCTATGGAAACTGTTTGAAATTACTATCATCATCTCATTACTTATTCCCATTGCCGCTATGCTGGTGTGGGTAGAACGTAGAATGATCGGTATTTGGCAAGACCGTTGTGGGCCAAATCGAGTTGGGCCCTTTGGTGTTTTGCAGTCATTGGCAGATTTATTGAAAATTTTGGGTAAAGAAGATTGGATCCCACCTTTTAGTGATCGTTTAGTTTTTGTATTAGCGCCTATTATTGGCGCGATGTGTGTATTAATGAGTTTTGCGGTCGTACCGTTTTCTCCTAGTATTGGCGTTTCTGATTTAAACATTGGCTTATTATTTTTTCTTGCTATGGCATCACTGGCTGTTTATAGCGTGGTGTTGGCAGGGTGGGCGTCAAACTCTAAGTATGCCTTGTTAGGTGGTATGAGAGCGGCCGCTCAAACGGTCAGTTATGAAGTTTTTATGGGCTTGTCTGTCATGGGCGTGGTGTTACTAACCGGCACATTTAACCTCCGTGAAATTGTTTTAGCACAAACTGATGGCTGGTTAATTCAATCGCAATTTGTTGGTTTCTTTATTTTTTTAGTCGCGGGTATTGCTGAAAGCCATCGATTACCGTTTGATCTGCCAGAAGCTGAAACTGAGCTCACCGCTGGTTTTCATACCGAATATTCTGGCTTGAAATTCGCTTTGTTTTTTCTCGGAGAATATTTAGGCGTAACCTTAATTTCAGCCATGTCAGTGGTGCTTTTCTTTGGCGGTTGGTTAATGCCTGAACCCCTTGCATCATGGTTACCTCCGTTATTGTGGTTCATTATTAAAATTATGTTTTTTGTGATGTTTTTTATTCTTTTAAGAACATCACTGCCGCGACCTAGATTTGACCAATTACTAAAGTTTGGCTGGGTAGTGATGTTGCCTTTAGCGTTATTAAACCTTTTAGTTACCGCGGTATTGCGCTTAACGGGAGTGCTATAA
- the nuoF gene encoding NADH-quinone oxidoreductase subunit NuoF → MPESTSNINHKPLTQWVNLQQPLSFDDYCQVGGYQGAKVALEHSPNDVLEIVKNSGLKGRGGAGFPTGMKWSFVPMFEDGDENAPDNKYLVANADEMEPGTFKDRLLLEGVPHQLVEAMIIAAYTIGANKAYIFLRGEYHLAAKRLQQAIDEAYQNNWLGEKIQGSSYAMDLYVHCSAGRYICGEETALINALEGKRATPRAKPPFPQVSGLFGKPTIVNNVETLCNLPHILKNGIEWFQAISPNSDAGSKIYGACGRVKTPGLWELPMGPTLREVLYDYAGGMQDGLQFRGLLPGGASTDFLVEEHLDTPMDFDSIAKVGSRLGTGGLIVLDDKNCPVAMVLNLMRFFAQESCGWCTPCRDGTPWAVEVLNRIEQGQGKIQDLDTLAKLCDFMWIGKTHCALAPGAVEPLRSALKYFHDDFLQHIEHGCCHYNPSMTPKRTKVSQAQVSNIHATQSTLSPTSPKAGQ, encoded by the coding sequence ATGCCTGAGTCGACATCTAACATTAATCACAAGCCGTTAACCCAATGGGTAAATTTACAACAGCCGTTGTCATTTGACGATTATTGCCAAGTGGGCGGTTACCAAGGGGCAAAAGTAGCGCTAGAACATTCACCCAATGACGTATTAGAGATTGTTAAAAATTCAGGCTTAAAAGGGCGCGGAGGTGCTGGCTTTCCAACCGGCATGAAATGGAGTTTTGTGCCGATGTTTGAGGACGGCGATGAAAATGCGCCAGATAATAAATACCTAGTCGCCAACGCCGATGAAATGGAGCCAGGTACATTTAAAGACCGTTTATTACTTGAAGGTGTGCCGCATCAATTAGTTGAAGCTATGATTATTGCGGCTTACACCATAGGGGCGAACAAAGCTTATATTTTTCTGCGCGGTGAATATCATTTAGCGGCCAAGCGCCTACAGCAAGCAATTGATGAAGCGTACCAAAATAATTGGTTAGGTGAAAAAATTCAAGGTAGCTCATATGCAATGGATTTATATGTCCATTGCAGTGCGGGACGCTATATATGTGGTGAAGAAACGGCCTTGATAAATGCACTCGAAGGCAAACGTGCAACGCCTAGAGCAAAGCCACCTTTTCCGCAAGTCAGTGGTTTATTTGGCAAACCGACCATAGTGAATAATGTTGAGACCTTATGTAATTTACCGCATATATTAAAAAATGGCATTGAGTGGTTTCAGGCTATTTCGCCCAACAGTGACGCCGGAAGTAAAATTTACGGTGCTTGTGGGCGAGTAAAAACTCCTGGTTTGTGGGAGTTACCTATGGGGCCGACTTTGCGTGAGGTGCTATACGACTACGCTGGTGGTATGCAAGATGGCCTGCAATTTAGAGGCTTACTGCCCGGTGGTGCATCTACAGATTTTCTCGTTGAAGAACATCTTGATACACCTATGGATTTTGACTCAATTGCCAAAGTAGGTAGTCGTTTAGGTACCGGTGGATTGATTGTGTTGGACGATAAGAACTGTCCAGTTGCTATGGTGTTAAATTTGATGCGCTTTTTTGCTCAAGAATCTTGCGGTTGGTGTACGCCGTGTCGAGATGGCACACCTTGGGCGGTTGAAGTGCTCAACCGTATCGAACAAGGCCAAGGCAAAATACAAGATTTAGACACCTTAGCTAAACTGTGTGACTTTATGTGGATAGGCAAAACCCATTGCGCTTTAGCTCCTGGCGCTGTTGAGCCATTACGTAGCGCTTTAAAATATTTTCATGACGACTTCTTACAGCATATTGAGCACGGTTGTTGTCATTATAATCCGTCAATGACGCCAAAGCGTACTAAAGTATCGCAAGCCCAAGTGTCAAATATTCACGCAACCCAGTCAACACTCTCTCCTACATCACCAAAGGCAGGGCAATAA
- the nuoK gene encoding NADH-quinone oxidoreductase subunit NuoK: protein MTSIPLFHVLILSSLLFVIGFIGVVARKNTLFILMSLEIMLNAVGVAFIGAGSVWQQADGQVMFILILTLAAAEVAVGLALLIRMQKKYRSLDIDLLNQMKG from the coding sequence ATGACCTCTATTCCGCTGTTTCATGTGCTTATATTATCGAGTCTATTATTTGTTATCGGCTTTATTGGCGTGGTGGCAAGAAAAAACACGCTGTTTATTTTGATGAGTTTAGAAATCATGCTAAATGCCGTTGGCGTTGCTTTTATTGGTGCAGGCAGCGTTTGGCAGCAGGCTGATGGCCAAGTGATGTTTATTTTAATTTTAACCCTTGCCGCGGCTGAAGTTGCGGTCGGGTTAGCGTTATTAATCCGTATGCAAAAGAAATATCGCTCCTTAGATATTGATTTATTAAACCAGATGAAGGGGTAA
- the nuoJ gene encoding NADH-quinone oxidoreductase subunit J produces the protein MLANFAAIESLFYLAGLVAVIASLKVVTGNNTVHALLYLVVSLLAVAVCFYLMGAPFAAGLEVIVYAGAILVLFVFAVLMFGLGEDETANAPKNKNLANMVGAMLLAFALLIEIVVIINNAEMQQSLQATVISSKAVGIMLYGPYLLAVEIASFLLLSGLLAGYHYAKPDVTGGPL, from the coding sequence ATGCTCGCTAATTTTGCAGCTATTGAAAGCCTATTTTATCTTGCTGGTTTGGTGGCCGTAATCGCTAGTTTAAAAGTGGTAACAGGCAACAATACCGTACACGCTTTGTTATATTTGGTGGTGTCGTTATTGGCGGTTGCGGTGTGCTTCTATTTAATGGGAGCGCCTTTTGCCGCGGGGTTAGAGGTCATTGTTTATGCTGGCGCAATTTTAGTGCTGTTTGTTTTTGCCGTACTGATGTTCGGTTTAGGGGAAGATGAAACCGCAAACGCGCCAAAGAATAAAAACTTAGCCAATATGGTGGGGGCGATGTTGTTGGCCTTCGCGCTGCTGATTGAAATTGTCGTTATTATTAATAATGCTGAGATGCAACAAAGCCTACAAGCCACGGTTATTAGTTCAAAAGCCGTTGGTATTATGTTGTATGGCCCCTATTTACTGGCGGTTGAAATTGCTTCTTTTCTACTTTTATCAGGTTTACTAGCTGGTTATCACTATGCTAAACCCGATGTTACTGGAGGTCCGCTATGA
- the nuoI gene encoding NADH-quinone oxidoreductase subunit NuoI translates to MLIITMQTGAIMFSQLRTMWLVLKHTFTKADTVQYPEEKPYLAPRYRGRIVLTRDPDGEERCVACNLCAVACPVDCIALQQVVDDDGRKRADFFRINFSRCILCGFCEEACPTYAIQLTPDVELAEYDRQNLVYEKEHLLINGPGKYHDYSFYQQSGIAIAGKGKGQAEQERPPIDIKGLMP, encoded by the coding sequence ATGCTGATAATAACAATGCAAACGGGGGCGATAATGTTTAGTCAACTTCGAACCATGTGGTTAGTGCTAAAACACACTTTTACTAAAGCCGATACGGTGCAATATCCAGAAGAAAAGCCTTATTTGGCACCCAGGTATCGCGGGCGAATTGTCCTGACTCGAGACCCTGATGGTGAAGAGCGTTGTGTGGCATGTAATCTTTGTGCAGTGGCTTGTCCGGTTGACTGTATCGCGTTGCAACAAGTGGTTGATGACGATGGCCGAAAGCGCGCCGACTTTTTCCGTATTAACTTTTCTCGTTGTATTTTATGTGGTTTTTGTGAAGAAGCTTGTCCGACTTATGCCATTCAATTAACCCCTGATGTGGAATTAGCAGAATACGATAGACAAAACTTAGTCTATGAAAAAGAGCATTTATTAATTAATGGCCCAGGTAAATATCACGATTATAGCTTTTATCAACAGTCAGGTATTGCGATTGCGGGTAAAGGCAAGGGACAAGCAGAACAAGAAAGGCCACCTATTGATATTAAAGGATTAATGCCATGA
- the nuoG gene encoding NADH-quinone oxidoreductase subunit NuoG: MSENNVTIFIDDVPYQLSTEDNLLAGVLSKKLNLPYFCWHPSMGSVGACRQCAVTQFQDEDDKRGRLVMACITPVTDGMRISIKHEAATEFREQVIAAMMTNHPHDCPVCAEGGECHLQDMTVMTGHSVREYQGTKRTFTNQYLGELVGHEMNRCITCYRCTRFYNDYAGGKDFGVYGSKNQVYFGRQSDGALESEFSGNLVEVCPTGVFTNKVFSSHYTRKWDLQSAPSVCSHCSVGCNLSIGERYGSVRRVMNRYNDDINGYFICDRGRFGIGFVNGEQRINQAKGIAQQSPVSLTKLDVAKAFSHFRKKQFIGIGSARASLEANFYLKNMVGAEQFSPGYNDQEMKVAAHHAQLLASNKAPSLTDIESSDFIFVIAEDISQTAPRMALSVRQALRNAAIDKAAKIGIPSWQDSAVRTIGGKLLSPLFCLQSTTTKLDDVSEQALLLPIEQITKCLATFEKLLKLANVQSINNDKAVEEAVTKLAEQDQLSVEEQGFITSIYKALRKAKKPLFISGTSSVCAEILSHITNVMSAFKQQNTMVAPALIIVPPCSNSVGLLSILDEQSLSIEQVIAQLKDSDKNYQGLILLEQELDKLSANQIAQLRKSAKTLIVLDHSAHRLSSIADIVLPVAAVSEGDGHYVNYQGRAQRFVQVHAPVLPIQESWRWLDNIADIVGIKVSKKSTEVSGLNPYESVQVVAKNNDCESLTQLHQFFTDTYAQWPMLIAEKSIEPEQKSIARMSHRASGRTAQMANITVHEAKTTQKIDDDFTFSMEGKSVGQSGDMPFTWAPGWNSNQAIAQFQTEINGQLLKQKAAVFIPILTEVANNPNWRILESSKESSANNLAANLLTYVQQKHVYFSEWQAALTPEFKMQRQSNQIYINAGAAQQAGVKKGQWCKIIFSATNKEMQLASQSVIGQVFIVNHLPSSLAFGNFALSQTLTQQVEMSISLACDQEVSDYLAQFNDGLIAAKQSKENILDRLKVKDQNIPIRLFSGGLNDG, from the coding sequence ATGAGTGAAAATAACGTGACGATTTTCATTGATGACGTGCCTTATCAGCTTAGCACTGAAGATAATTTGCTGGCGGGAGTGCTATCAAAAAAATTAAACTTACCTTATTTCTGTTGGCACCCGTCGATGGGCTCAGTAGGGGCTTGTCGCCAGTGCGCCGTGACACAATTTCAAGATGAAGATGATAAACGTGGGCGTTTAGTCATGGCGTGTATTACCCCAGTTACAGACGGTATGCGCATTAGTATTAAGCATGAAGCAGCGACTGAATTTCGTGAACAAGTTATCGCTGCAATGATGACTAATCATCCTCATGACTGTCCTGTTTGTGCTGAGGGCGGTGAATGCCATTTACAAGATATGACCGTAATGACCGGCCATAGCGTACGGGAATATCAGGGCACAAAACGTACATTCACCAATCAATATTTAGGTGAATTAGTCGGCCACGAAATGAACCGTTGTATTACCTGTTATCGCTGTACGCGTTTTTATAATGACTATGCTGGCGGTAAGGATTTCGGCGTTTATGGATCAAAAAACCAAGTGTACTTTGGTCGTCAGTCTGACGGTGCTTTGGAGAGTGAATTTAGCGGTAATTTAGTTGAAGTTTGCCCCACCGGCGTATTTACCAATAAAGTATTTTCATCGCACTATACTCGAAAATGGGATCTACAATCTGCACCGTCGGTTTGTAGCCATTGCTCTGTAGGTTGTAACTTAAGTATTGGCGAACGTTATGGTTCGGTGCGCCGAGTAATGAACCGCTACAATGATGATATTAATGGCTATTTCATCTGTGACCGCGGTCGTTTTGGTATAGGTTTTGTTAATGGTGAACAGCGTATCAACCAAGCTAAAGGCATCGCGCAACAATCACCTGTCTCATTAACTAAATTAGATGTTGCGAAAGCTTTCTCACACTTTAGAAAAAAACAATTTATTGGTATTGGCTCTGCCCGTGCCTCATTAGAAGCTAATTTTTATTTGAAAAATATGGTTGGCGCTGAGCAGTTTAGCCCCGGCTATAATGACCAAGAAATGAAAGTAGCGGCGCATCATGCGCAATTACTGGCATCAAACAAAGCACCAAGTCTGACGGATATTGAAAGCAGTGATTTTATTTTTGTTATTGCAGAGGATATTAGCCAAACCGCGCCAAGAATGGCCTTGTCTGTGCGACAAGCGCTGCGCAATGCCGCTATTGATAAAGCCGCAAAAATAGGTATTCCATCATGGCAAGACAGCGCAGTTCGAACCATTGGGGGAAAATTATTATCACCGTTATTTTGCCTGCAAAGTACCACCACTAAACTCGACGATGTATCAGAGCAAGCATTATTGTTACCTATTGAGCAAATCACGAAATGTTTAGCCACTTTTGAAAAGTTATTAAAGCTAGCTAACGTTCAAAGTATTAACAATGACAAAGCAGTAGAAGAAGCGGTTACAAAATTAGCTGAGCAAGATCAGTTGAGTGTTGAGGAACAAGGTTTTATTACCTCAATTTATAAGGCTTTACGTAAAGCTAAAAAGCCATTATTTATTTCTGGTACTAGCTCCGTTTGTGCTGAAATTTTGAGTCATATTACCAATGTAATGTCGGCGTTTAAACAGCAAAATACAATGGTCGCGCCAGCATTAATTATTGTGCCGCCTTGCAGTAATAGCGTTGGTTTATTATCTATTTTAGATGAGCAATCGCTGTCGATAGAACAAGTTATAGCACAGCTAAAAGACTCTGATAAAAACTATCAAGGGCTTATTTTACTTGAGCAAGAACTGGATAAACTCTCTGCGAATCAAATCGCGCAGTTAAGAAAATCAGCTAAAACCCTCATTGTGCTTGATCATTCAGCTCATCGATTATCAAGTATCGCCGATATTGTGCTGCCCGTTGCGGCTGTTAGTGAAGGCGATGGGCATTATGTTAATTACCAAGGCCGAGCACAGCGATTCGTTCAAGTACATGCACCTGTGCTTCCGATACAAGAAAGCTGGCGTTGGTTAGATAATATTGCCGATATTGTTGGTATAAAAGTATCGAAAAAATCGACTGAAGTTAGTGGTCTTAATCCTTATGAATCTGTGCAAGTTGTCGCTAAAAACAACGACTGCGAATCACTCACTCAATTACATCAATTTTTTACTGATACTTATGCTCAATGGCCTATGTTAATAGCAGAAAAGAGTATTGAACCTGAGCAAAAGTCTATTGCGAGAATGAGCCATCGAGCCAGTGGGCGTACAGCACAAATGGCTAATATTACAGTACATGAAGCAAAAACTACGCAAAAAATTGATGATGACTTTACTTTTTCAATGGAAGGTAAATCTGTTGGGCAAAGTGGTGATATGCCTTTTACTTGGGCGCCAGGTTGGAATTCGAACCAAGCTATTGCTCAATTTCAAACCGAAATTAATGGTCAATTATTAAAGCAAAAGGCAGCGGTGTTTATCCCGATATTGACAGAAGTAGCCAACAACCCTAACTGGCGAATATTAGAAAGCAGTAAAGAAAGTTCTGCTAATAATCTAGCGGCTAATCTTTTAACTTATGTTCAGCAAAAGCATGTTTATTTCAGTGAGTGGCAAGCCGCGCTAACTCCTGAATTTAAAATGCAGCGACAAAGTAATCAAATTTATATCAATGCTGGGGCAGCTCAGCAAGCTGGAGTGAAAAAAGGTCAGTGGTGTAAAATTATTTTCTCAGCGACGAACAAAGAAATGCAATTGGCCAGTCAAAGTGTCATCGGGCAAGTGTTTATCGTCAATCATTTACCCAGTTCATTAGCATTTGGCAACTTTGCTCTTTCTCAGACTTTGACGCAGCAAGTTGAAATGAGCATTTCTTTAGCGTGCGACCAAGAGGTGAGTGATTATTTAGCGCAATTTAATGATGGGTTGATCGCCGCGAAACAAAGTAAAGAAAACATTCTCGACAGGCTAAAAGTAAAGGATCAAAACATTCCTATTCGATTGTTCTCAGGAGGATTGAATGATGGTTGA